From the genome of Sphingobacterium kitahiroshimense, one region includes:
- a CDS encoding TonB-dependent receptor domain-containing protein, which yields MKQILKYALIPLFIFLANTSLKATSYIAKQDSTVTLHVAGNCGMCKKRIEKAANLPGVSNAVWSEDTQKLSLTYSAKKSTLETIKKSIAAVGHDVENVRGNDKAYAELHECCLYPRLEKVQASPLTVSATTNNSSATTTVSVDSTTTMHVAGNCALCKKRIETAATINGVTSAIWDVNTKELVVKHNHQKAPLEEIKKSIAAVGHDVDNVRADDQVYEQLHECCLYPRMENGKITDVKAKKDDHHDHNHILTGVVVEENEKGDLNPITGVNIHWLEDKSKNARTNENGVFKLQHHGNFKKIVVSFAGMQSDTITIKDLHEVLMINAKSNVLSEVVVTGSRRSNFINRMNPARVEVLTTKELFKAACCDLSESFETNASVDVVSNDAVTGSKQIQMLGLSGIYTQLTVENLPGPRGLAAPLGLNSISGSWIESIQIAKGIGSVANGYENMAGQINVELKKPQNSDRLYFNAYANNMGRTDVNLNLAQKINNNWSTAVLLHDNFMYNKTMNFSDNGFRDIPVGNLFSGVNRWNYENGKGFMAQFGIKYLNDDRTGGQTDFNKKTDKGTTNRYGLGFDIERIEGFAKIGYVFPENRHRSIGLQLAGSNYNQKSYFGLKNYNGEQQNGYANLIFQDVLGTVAHKYRVGASVNYDNYDELYLDVQNFKRKETVSGAFVEYTFSPNEKFDAVVGLRQDYNSLYGWFTTPRLNLRYAPFTGNTMRLSAGRGQRTANIIAENMSALASSRTLIIKSPDNFKNAYGLDPEVSWNTGFTIDQSFRLFNREATASVELFRNSFENQVVVDYENPREISFYNLTGKSYSNSLQAELRFNPLPRLETRLAYRLLDVQTDFESGRKSKPLLAKHRGFTNLAYTLPSSGWSFDYTLNIVGDKRIPSTIENPVAYQVATKSNAYVTMNAQVSKDFGKNKNFTIYVGGENLTNYFQHNPILGADDPFGSYFDTSLLWGPLTGRMFYTGVRFHIN from the coding sequence ATGAAACAAATATTAAAATACGCACTTATACCCCTATTTATTTTTCTTGCAAATACTTCGCTGAAAGCCACTTCTTATATTGCTAAACAAGACAGTACGGTCACATTACATGTCGCTGGAAACTGCGGTATGTGTAAAAAACGTATTGAAAAAGCAGCCAATCTTCCGGGTGTGTCGAACGCCGTGTGGAGTGAAGATACTCAGAAACTGTCCTTAACATATAGTGCTAAAAAATCAACATTAGAAACGATTAAAAAAAGCATTGCGGCTGTCGGACATGATGTTGAGAATGTACGAGGAAACGATAAAGCATATGCCGAATTACATGAATGCTGCTTATATCCTAGATTAGAAAAAGTTCAAGCTTCGCCATTAACAGTTAGTGCTACCACAAACAATAGTAGTGCTACAACAACCGTTTCTGTTGATAGCACAACCACTATGCATGTAGCAGGAAACTGTGCTTTATGTAAAAAAAGAATCGAAACTGCGGCAACTATTAATGGTGTTACATCAGCAATCTGGGATGTGAACACAAAAGAGCTGGTAGTAAAACATAATCATCAAAAAGCACCTTTAGAAGAAATAAAAAAGAGCATTGCTGCCGTTGGACACGATGTAGACAATGTACGTGCCGATGATCAAGTATATGAACAATTACATGAATGTTGTTTATATCCGAGAATGGAAAACGGTAAAATTACGGATGTAAAAGCAAAGAAAGATGATCATCATGATCACAACCACATTTTAACGGGCGTAGTTGTTGAAGAAAATGAAAAAGGAGACCTCAATCCAATCACAGGTGTTAATATCCATTGGTTAGAAGATAAAAGCAAAAATGCAAGAACAAATGAAAATGGTGTTTTCAAATTACAGCATCATGGAAATTTTAAGAAGATCGTTGTGAGTTTTGCAGGTATGCAATCGGATACGATTACTATAAAAGACTTGCATGAAGTATTGATGATAAACGCAAAAAGCAATGTCTTATCTGAGGTGGTAGTAACAGGAAGCAGAAGATCAAACTTCATCAATCGAATGAATCCTGCACGTGTAGAGGTATTAACAACTAAAGAACTATTTAAAGCTGCATGTTGTGATTTAAGTGAAAGTTTCGAAACAAATGCTTCTGTTGATGTCGTAAGTAATGATGCTGTAACAGGTTCTAAACAGATTCAAATGCTAGGATTAAGCGGTATATATACACAGCTTACTGTAGAGAACTTACCTGGACCTAGAGGCTTAGCAGCCCCACTAGGTTTAAATTCGATATCTGGAAGCTGGATAGAATCTATTCAAATTGCAAAAGGCATTGGTTCTGTTGCAAATGGATATGAAAACATGGCTGGACAAATTAATGTTGAACTTAAAAAACCTCAAAATTCGGACAGACTTTATTTCAATGCCTATGCAAACAACATGGGAAGAACAGATGTAAACTTAAATTTAGCTCAAAAAATAAACAACAATTGGTCTACCGCTGTCCTGTTACATGATAATTTCATGTATAATAAAACAATGAATTTCAGTGATAACGGTTTTCGTGATATCCCTGTTGGAAACCTCTTTTCCGGAGTAAACCGTTGGAACTACGAAAATGGAAAAGGCTTCATGGCACAGTTTGGAATTAAATATTTAAATGATGACCGTACAGGTGGTCAAACAGATTTTAACAAAAAAACAGATAAAGGAACTACCAATAGATATGGTCTAGGTTTTGATATTGAAAGAATCGAAGGTTTTGCTAAAATCGGCTATGTATTTCCAGAAAACAGACACCGCAGTATAGGTCTACAACTTGCAGGTTCAAACTATAATCAAAAAAGTTATTTTGGTCTAAAAAATTATAATGGTGAACAACAGAATGGATATGCCAATTTGATATTTCAAGATGTTCTCGGAACTGTAGCTCACAAATACCGTGTGGGAGCTTCGGTAAATTATGATAACTATGATGAGTTATATCTGGATGTTCAGAATTTTAAGAGAAAAGAAACTGTTTCCGGTGCTTTTGTAGAATATACTTTCAGTCCAAATGAAAAATTTGATGCCGTCGTAGGTTTAAGACAAGATTATAACTCATTGTACGGTTGGTTTACTACACCTCGTTTAAATTTACGTTATGCACCTTTTACAGGTAATACAATGCGTTTAAGTGCTGGTAGAGGGCAAAGAACGGCTAACATTATTGCCGAAAATATGTCTGCACTAGCAAGTAGCCGTACATTAATTATCAAATCTCCAGACAATTTTAAAAATGCTTACGGATTAGATCCTGAAGTTTCTTGGAATACTGGCTTTACAATTGATCAAAGTTTCAGATTGTTCAACAGAGAGGCAACTGCATCGGTTGAGTTATTTAGAAACAGTTTTGAAAATCAGGTCGTAGTTGACTATGAAAACCCTAGAGAAATATCTTTTTATAACTTAACAGGTAAATCATATTCAAATAGTCTTCAGGCAGAATTACGTTTCAATCCTCTTCCTCGTTTAGAAACAAGACTTGCATATCGTTTACTCGATGTTCAAACTGACTTTGAAAGTGGTAGAAAAAGTAAACCGCTATTGGCTAAGCACCGAGGTTTTACTAATCTAGCTTATACATTACCTTCATCAGGATGGAGCTTTGACTATACCTTAAATATTGTAGGAGATAAAAGAATACCTTCAACAATAGAAAACCCAGTTGCATATCAGGTAGCAACAAAATCAAATGCTTATGTAACGATGAATGCGCAGGTAAGTAAAGATTTTGGAAAAAATAAAAACTTCACAATTTATGTCGGTGGTGAAAACTTAACAAATTATTTCCAACATAATCCAATTTTAGGAGCAGATGATCCATTTGGATCTTACTTTGACACGTCTCTATTATGGGGACCATTAACGGGAAGAATGTTCTACACCGGTGTAAGATTTCATATCAACTAA
- a CDS encoding Maf family nucleotide pyrophosphatase, protein MINLENRQIILGSQSPRRSQLLSELGLKFEVVVRETDEVVDELLKPIAVVKAIATKKAEAFLNDFEGAVIITADTIVVTSDQKILGKPKSKAEAFHVLKMLSGDIHEVITAVCILEDEKLITFSESTEVEFYPLSDDEINFYIEKYEPFDKAGSYGIQEWIGRIGIKSIKGEYTNVVGLPTARLYQELKKLK, encoded by the coding sequence ATGATAAATTTAGAGAATAGACAAATAATACTGGGCTCTCAATCGCCGCGAAGAAGCCAATTGTTAAGTGAATTGGGTTTGAAGTTTGAAGTGGTGGTCCGCGAGACGGATGAAGTTGTCGATGAACTTCTAAAACCTATAGCGGTAGTGAAGGCCATTGCGACAAAAAAAGCTGAGGCTTTTCTTAATGATTTTGAAGGGGCTGTAATCATTACTGCAGATACTATTGTTGTTACCTCTGATCAAAAAATATTAGGAAAACCCAAAAGTAAAGCGGAAGCTTTTCACGTGTTAAAGATGTTATCTGGTGATATCCACGAAGTAATTACTGCAGTTTGTATTCTGGAAGATGAAAAATTAATTACTTTTTCGGAATCCACTGAAGTAGAATTTTATCCGCTTAGTGATGATGAAATTAATTTTTATATTGAAAAATATGAGCCATTTGATAAAGCGGGCTCTTATGGAATACAAGAGTGGATAGGTCGTATCGGGATCAAAAGTATCAAGGGAGAATATACAAATGTGGTAGGATTGCCAACAGCTCGACTCTATCAGGAACTAAAGAAACTAAAATAA
- a CDS encoding KdsC family phosphatase yields MIFDNLKKVKAFVLDVDGVLTDGRVLVNEAGEQLRTFNIKDGYIMQLAVKRGYPIIIITGGNSTGVVKRLKGLGVQEIHSGISDKIGKLNEVLASLSLNFEDILYMGDDMPDFDCMKLAGLATCPADAIEEIKGICHYISPKIGGDGAVRDVMEKVLKIQGKWQMDTTVKSI; encoded by the coding sequence ATGATTTTTGATAATCTTAAAAAAGTGAAAGCTTTTGTATTGGACGTGGATGGTGTGTTGACTGATGGGCGTGTGCTGGTCAATGAGGCTGGTGAACAGTTGCGCACTTTTAATATTAAGGATGGTTATATCATGCAGTTAGCTGTTAAGCGGGGTTATCCAATCATCATTATTACAGGTGGAAATTCTACTGGTGTTGTTAAAAGACTAAAGGGGTTAGGTGTTCAAGAAATTCATTCAGGAATCTCCGATAAGATTGGAAAGCTGAATGAAGTCCTGGCTTCACTGAGCCTGAATTTTGAAGATATCCTTTATATGGGAGATGATATGCCAGACTTTGACTGTATGAAACTGGCTGGTCTAGCCACATGTCCTGCTGATGCTATTGAGGAAATTAAAGGAATTTGCCATTATATTTCTCCAAAAATTGGTGGTGATGGGGCTGTACGAGATGTCATGGAAAAAGTATTAAAAATTCAGGGTAAATGGCAAATGGATACAACAGTCAAAAGTATATAA
- a CDS encoding DUF3472 domain-containing protein — MKSIKKLLFLFLSLNLTLAYAQSLTSGKENFVPIGGNSWEYPNSNHRESIVKNGKIENWKDNKRTVKTFVRFGKTGQVNLSVQVLEANAGGKFTFTFAGKSVDVTIEPNQKGLINVADFSIADTGYHAIELKAKTTASLYPTIGGYVLKGTASDGQMNYVKDNEDNFFYWGRRGPSTHMGYQQPKDKNIEYYYNEVTVPKGSDVEGSYFMSNGFNVGYFGMQVNSSTERRVLFSVWSPFTTDDPKEIPDDHKIILKTKGQTVHTGEFGNEGSGGQSYLKFNWKAGSTYKFLLRGRPIANNYTAYTAWFYAPEVGKWQIIAEFERPQTNQYLTGFHSFLENFNPDQGIYQREVQFSNQWVADDKGDWFECTEGRFTIDNTGRKGYRMDYAGGVNEKGFYLKNFGFFNKYVPFGSKFIRKATRVKPNIDFKSLPR, encoded by the coding sequence ATGAAATCAATAAAAAAGTTATTATTTCTCTTCCTTTCTTTGAATCTGACGCTAGCTTACGCACAGTCTTTGACATCGGGAAAAGAGAATTTTGTCCCTATTGGAGGTAATAGTTGGGAGTATCCGAATAGCAATCATAGAGAATCTATTGTAAAGAATGGAAAGATTGAAAATTGGAAAGACAATAAACGGACAGTAAAAACATTTGTTCGCTTTGGTAAAACTGGTCAGGTAAATCTTTCCGTTCAGGTACTTGAAGCCAATGCTGGTGGGAAATTCACTTTTACATTCGCTGGTAAAAGCGTTGATGTAACAATAGAACCGAATCAAAAAGGACTGATCAATGTTGCTGATTTTAGTATTGCGGATACCGGATATCACGCAATTGAATTAAAAGCAAAAACTACAGCTTCATTGTATCCGACAATAGGTGGTTACGTTTTGAAAGGAACAGCTTCCGATGGTCAAATGAACTATGTTAAAGATAATGAAGATAATTTCTTCTACTGGGGTAGAAGAGGGCCGTCAACCCACATGGGATATCAACAACCGAAAGATAAGAATATAGAATATTATTATAACGAAGTTACTGTTCCAAAGGGTAGTGATGTGGAAGGATCTTATTTTATGTCCAATGGTTTTAATGTAGGATATTTTGGTATGCAGGTAAATAGCAGTACAGAACGTCGTGTCTTATTCTCCGTATGGAGTCCTTTTACAACAGATGATCCTAAAGAAATTCCTGATGACCATAAGATTATTTTGAAAACAAAAGGTCAAACTGTTCATACAGGCGAATTCGGAAACGAAGGCTCTGGTGGACAAAGCTATTTGAAATTTAATTGGAAAGCCGGAAGTACTTATAAATTCTTATTGCGAGGTAGACCTATTGCAAATAATTATACTGCTTATACTGCTTGGTTTTATGCGCCTGAAGTAGGTAAATGGCAAATTATAGCCGAATTTGAACGTCCTCAGACGAATCAATATTTAACAGGCTTTCATTCTTTCTTAGAAAATTTTAACCCTGATCAAGGTATTTATCAACGGGAGGTACAGTTTTCAAATCAATGGGTAGCCGATGACAAAGGGGACTGGTTCGAATGTACTGAAGGTAGATTTACCATTGATAATACTGGCCGTAAAGGTTACCGTATGGACTATGCCGGTGGCGTAAATGAGAAAGGGTTTTATTTAAAGAATTTTGGGTTCTTTAATAAGTATGTTCCGTTTGGTAGTAAATTTATTAGAAAAGCAACAAGAGTGAAGCCTAATATTGATTTCAAATCACTTCCAAGATAA
- the floA gene encoding flotillin-like protein FloA (flotillin-like protein involved in membrane lipid rafts): MDPNFSFALMIIGCIVALFLLLYLLPVNLWFTAQLSNVKISLLNLVLMRLRKVPPSLVTNAMIISTKAGLNITSNEIETHYLAGGNVNRVIKALISADKANIPLSFKLATAIDLAGRDVFDAVQLSVNPQVINTPPVAAVAKDGIQLIAKARVTVRANINQLVGGAGEETILARVGEGIVTTIGSSESHKQVLENPDRISKTVLSKGLDSGTAFEILSIDIADIDIGENVGAKLQTDQAEADLKVANARAEERRAMAVASEQEMRAKAQEARAKVIEAEAQLPLAMAEAFRNGNLGVMDYYKMQNIQADTDMRTSISKPGHDTRGQQKD; encoded by the coding sequence ATGGATCCAAATTTTTCTTTCGCTTTAATGATTATAGGCTGTATTGTAGCCTTGTTTCTATTGCTTTATTTATTACCTGTAAATCTTTGGTTTACCGCACAGCTTTCTAATGTTAAAATTAGTTTATTGAACTTGGTTTTGATGCGATTACGTAAAGTACCACCTTCTTTGGTCACTAACGCAATGATAATCTCAACAAAAGCAGGGCTAAACATCACATCTAATGAAATTGAAACCCATTATTTGGCGGGGGGAAATGTTAATAGAGTAATTAAAGCTTTAATATCCGCCGATAAGGCAAATATTCCTTTGAGTTTCAAGCTTGCTACAGCTATTGATTTGGCTGGTCGTGATGTATTTGATGCTGTGCAGTTATCAGTAAATCCTCAAGTTATTAATACACCTCCAGTGGCAGCTGTTGCTAAAGATGGAATTCAATTAATAGCGAAAGCAAGAGTAACTGTTCGCGCCAATATCAATCAATTAGTTGGTGGTGCCGGCGAAGAAACTATCTTAGCGCGTGTTGGTGAAGGTATCGTAACAACGATAGGCTCGTCGGAAAGCCATAAGCAGGTCTTAGAAAATCCAGATCGAATCTCTAAAACTGTTCTTTCAAAAGGACTTGATAGCGGTACGGCATTTGAAATATTATCTATTGATATTGCAGATATAGATATCGGTGAAAACGTAGGAGCAAAATTGCAGACAGATCAAGCTGAAGCTGATTTGAAAGTTGCTAATGCAAGAGCAGAAGAGCGTAGAGCAATGGCTGTTGCAAGTGAACAAGAGATGCGTGCCAAGGCACAGGAAGCAAGAGCGAAAGTTATTGAAGCCGAAGCACAGTTACCATTAGCTATGGCGGAAGCTTTTAGAAATGGAAATTTGGGTGTAATGGATTATTATAAGATGCAAAATATACAGGCAGATACAGACATGCGAACTTCTATTTCCAAACCTGGACATGATACCAGAGGACAGCAGAAAGATTAA
- a CDS encoding response regulator — protein sequence MKKLRFQQQLIIGIIFSFLIILSASLLFFIQLDKSTAHEQDLIQKAEAKFDLIDNIKNSVARVNDAKLKFYTEKNASVFAPYAGEITVVLETIKNLSKKDSYYTFDANKLNNLKNTILDFYDFERAISLSKENKFKALNVNNKRADIQNQISIISKDLIDKRKELIKKSTDRLENIRYLTYFLVFVGLAIMIYIFIIVLNVFKTLKKSIIDEKKSNTALLKLTSKVEQDNSILNNINTLDHNLRGDFNEKQIATIGLDNICKTTSSLAGTVYVKKENSTLFSLLANKGIPLDVPIKTFISEGDGILSDVINNQKLTIIRDVNANKYQIASSLIDQFETNLYLIPIVYEEQSIGIIELVCPKDKKNENENIEYLHRVSKILAVSLKVAQAHSKMAELYEELQQQTEELEAQQEELRTTNEELSYKTNLLEASEEELRVQQEELVQTNNELDEKAKLLQEQNNELEKAKDNIALKIKEVESASNYKSEFMANMSHELRTPLNSILILAKLLQDNKLDNLTSEQIKYASVIHNAGTDLLHLINDLLDLAKIESGKVELAQENIDNKDLIDYILNFFKNTAEDKGINFKIALSPDVPTHFYSDEYRIQQILKNLLSNAFKFTNPNGNVTLHIDINKGDELTFKVIDSGIGIAADKQKLIFEAFRQEDGSTSRKYGGTGLGLSICRETAKLLGGRITLSSEIGVGSTFIFTLPLRTAPGTIQTLKSNEEHTEKIIPSTETDDSILLPENKDIIRNPDDLNTLLIIEDDLIFAEILKDYAEAYHYRVILAHDGEEGLEKAMALRPKAIILDIMLPKIDGWNVLKVLKANRETSSIPVHMMSAGTYLDNEPINAGAIGFMAKPVSEKTLQNTFEKIQSMLSNVMKRVLLIEDQKVQSDFIKHGLKDEKLTVDQAYDANKALELLKNKANNYDCIILDLNLPDKSGLELLDEIKSLETYNETPIIINTAMELTSEQTTRILKHSQAMVLKSAKSNDRLVDEVRLFLNKIDQKTENKSRIIDKANDFQLEKTLENKTILLADDDMRNIFALTSAFESLNIHVEIANNGQEALDILNLENNIDLVLMDIMMPVMDGYEAIANIRKNKKYQELPIIAITAKAMKGDKEKAIEAGANDYVSKPIDIDKLISLIRVWVS from the coding sequence ATGAAAAAGCTACGTTTTCAACAACAACTCATCATTGGAATTATATTTTCATTTCTAATCATACTTTCGGCATCGTTATTATTTTTCATCCAATTGGATAAAAGTACGGCTCATGAACAAGACCTTATACAAAAAGCAGAAGCAAAGTTTGATCTCATCGATAATATCAAGAATAGTGTTGCCCGAGTAAATGATGCAAAACTTAAGTTTTATACAGAAAAAAATGCAAGTGTATTTGCACCCTATGCTGGTGAAATAACTGTGGTCCTTGAAACTATAAAAAACTTAAGCAAAAAGGACAGCTACTACACATTTGATGCTAACAAGCTAAATAATTTAAAAAATACCATTTTAGATTTCTATGACTTCGAGCGAGCCATCTCGTTAAGTAAGGAAAACAAATTTAAAGCGCTAAATGTAAACAATAAACGAGCTGATATTCAAAATCAGATTTCTATAATCTCCAAAGACTTAATCGATAAAAGAAAAGAATTAATTAAAAAATCAACAGATAGATTAGAAAATATCAGGTATTTAACTTACTTTTTAGTTTTTGTGGGTCTAGCAATCATGATCTATATATTCATCATTGTTCTTAATGTTTTTAAAACATTAAAAAAGAGTATAATTGATGAAAAGAAGTCCAATACAGCCCTTTTAAAATTAACCTCTAAAGTTGAACAAGACAACTCCATTTTAAATAACATCAACACTTTAGACCACAACCTACGAGGCGATTTTAATGAAAAACAAATTGCAACGATAGGACTCGATAATATCTGTAAAACGACTTCCTCTCTTGCTGGTACAGTATATGTCAAAAAAGAAAATAGTACCCTTTTTTCCCTATTAGCAAATAAAGGAATCCCATTAGATGTCCCTATTAAAACTTTTATTTCAGAAGGAGATGGGATACTCAGTGATGTGATTAATAATCAAAAATTAACGATCATTCGCGATGTAAATGCAAACAAATATCAGATTGCGTCTTCGTTAATTGATCAATTTGAAACGAATCTCTATCTTATTCCGATCGTATATGAAGAACAATCTATTGGTATAATTGAATTAGTATGTCCAAAAGACAAAAAGAATGAAAATGAAAATATTGAATATTTACACCGCGTTAGCAAAATATTAGCTGTTAGTTTGAAAGTTGCGCAAGCGCATTCAAAGATGGCGGAACTCTATGAAGAATTACAGCAACAAACGGAAGAATTAGAAGCGCAACAGGAGGAACTGAGAACAACGAATGAGGAATTAAGTTATAAAACGAATTTGCTAGAAGCATCCGAAGAGGAATTGAGAGTACAGCAAGAGGAGCTCGTACAAACAAATAATGAACTGGATGAAAAAGCTAAATTACTACAGGAGCAGAATAATGAATTAGAAAAAGCAAAAGATAACATTGCTTTAAAAATCAAAGAGGTCGAGTCAGCCTCAAATTACAAATCAGAATTCATGGCAAACATGAGCCATGAATTGCGTACGCCTTTAAATAGTATTTTAATATTAGCAAAATTATTACAAGATAATAAACTAGACAATCTAACTAGTGAACAAATCAAATATGCCAGTGTGATCCATAATGCAGGAACTGATTTACTTCATTTAATCAATGACTTACTTGATCTTGCTAAGATAGAATCGGGCAAAGTGGAACTGGCACAAGAGAACATTGACAACAAAGATCTCATCGATTATATCTTAAATTTCTTCAAGAATACTGCGGAAGACAAAGGAATAAATTTCAAGATAGCTCTTTCTCCCGATGTGCCTACTCATTTTTATTCGGATGAATATCGGATCCAGCAGATCTTGAAAAACTTACTATCAAATGCTTTCAAATTCACCAATCCTAATGGAAATGTAACACTTCATATTGATATAAATAAGGGTGATGAACTTACTTTTAAAGTTATCGATTCTGGAATTGGCATTGCTGCTGATAAACAAAAACTCATATTCGAAGCTTTTAGACAAGAAGATGGTTCTACAAGCCGCAAATATGGTGGAACTGGTTTAGGATTATCAATATGTAGAGAAACTGCAAAATTACTAGGTGGTCGAATCACATTATCGAGTGAAATCGGAGTAGGAAGCACCTTTATCTTTACATTGCCACTACGTACTGCACCTGGTACCATTCAAACACTTAAATCTAATGAGGAACATACGGAAAAAATAATCCCGTCCACTGAAACCGATGATTCAATACTGTTACCAGAAAATAAAGATATAATTCGAAATCCGGATGACCTGAATACCTTGTTGATCATTGAAGATGATTTGATTTTTGCAGAAATACTAAAGGATTATGCCGAAGCATATCATTACCGTGTCATACTTGCCCATGACGGAGAAGAAGGATTAGAAAAGGCAATGGCACTAAGACCAAAGGCGATTATTTTGGATATTATGCTTCCTAAAATTGATGGCTGGAATGTACTCAAAGTTTTAAAAGCAAATCGGGAGACCTCCTCAATACCTGTACATATGATGTCTGCGGGCACCTATTTGGACAATGAACCAATCAATGCTGGAGCAATTGGATTTATGGCTAAGCCCGTTTCTGAAAAAACTCTTCAAAACACGTTTGAAAAAATTCAATCCATGCTTTCAAATGTTATGAAAAGAGTTTTACTTATTGAAGACCAAAAAGTACAAAGCGATTTTATTAAGCACGGGCTAAAAGATGAAAAACTAACCGTAGATCAAGCCTATGATGCCAATAAAGCTCTTGAATTATTGAAGAATAAAGCGAATAATTACGATTGTATTATTTTAGATTTAAATCTTCCAGATAAATCAGGGTTAGAATTACTAGACGAAATAAAATCCTTAGAGACATACAATGAAACTCCTATCATCATCAACACGGCGATGGAATTGACCTCTGAACAGACTACTAGAATTTTAAAACACTCACAAGCTATGGTTTTAAAATCTGCCAAGTCAAACGACAGATTAGTAGACGAAGTACGCCTTTTCCTGAATAAAATTGACCAGAAAACAGAAAATAAATCGAGGATAATTGATAAAGCAAATGATTTTCAACTTGAAAAAACATTAGAAAACAAAACAATTTTATTAGCAGATGATGATATGCGAAATATCTTTGCGTTAACAAGTGCATTTGAAAGTTTAAATATTCATGTTGAAATTGCCAATAATGGTCAGGAAGCGCTTGATATTCTCAATTTAGAAAATAACATTGATCTGGTATTAATGGATATTATGATGCCCGTTATGGATGGATATGAAGCCATTGCCAATATCCGTAAAAATAAAAAGTATCAGGAGTTACCCATCATTGCCATAACAGCAAAAGCGATGAAAGGTGATAAAGAAAAAGCTATCGAAGCGGGTGCCAATGACTATGTCAGTAAGCCTATTGATATTGACAAATTAATTTCATTGATCCGTGTTTGGGTTAGTTAA
- a CDS encoding CheR family methyltransferase, protein MLDYSELDDVIEIIKNFHGLDISGYSKASLKRRVTRIMDINKLDVVGLKSNLINQEGFIHYFIPEMTVNVTEMFRDPDFYSSVTTKLFPYLETYPHIKIWSAGCSTGEEVYSLAILLKEANLLNRSFIYGTDINSQVIEKAKKGIYTLTKLKEYSENYIKTKTEHSLSEYYTAMYDAATIQNDLKKNILFSIHNLISDGVFNEFQLITCRNVLIYFDLKLQEKVLDLFYDSLCKLGFLCLGSKESLINYKHANRFKLIDKKNNIYQKIA, encoded by the coding sequence ATGTTAGACTATTCCGAATTAGACGACGTTATAGAAATCATAAAAAATTTCCATGGATTAGATATCTCTGGATATTCAAAAGCATCTTTAAAAAGACGAGTTACCCGCATCATGGATATTAATAAACTGGATGTCGTTGGTCTTAAATCAAATCTGATCAATCAGGAAGGTTTTATACATTATTTCATCCCAGAAATGACGGTAAATGTTACAGAGATGTTTCGGGACCCCGACTTTTATTCATCTGTAACCACAAAACTGTTCCCCTATCTGGAAACTTATCCACATATAAAAATATGGAGTGCTGGCTGTTCTACAGGCGAAGAAGTTTATTCCCTAGCTATCTTACTAAAAGAAGCTAATTTACTCAACAGATCGTTTATATATGGTACTGATATTAATTCGCAGGTTATAGAAAAAGCAAAAAAAGGTATTTACACCTTAACAAAGCTTAAGGAGTATTCCGAAAATTATATTAAAACAAAAACTGAACATTCTTTATCCGAGTATTATACCGCGATGTATGATGCGGCCACCATTCAGAATGATCTAAAAAAAAATATACTATTTTCTATTCACAATTTAATTTCTGATGGTGTTTTTAATGAATTTCAATTAATTACATGTAGAAATGTATTAATCTACTTTGATCTTAAATTACAAGAAAAAGTTCTTGATCTTTTTTATGATTCTTTGTGCAAATTAGGATTTCTATGCTTAGGATCAAAAGAATCCCTAATCAACTATAAGCACGCAAACCGATTCAAGTTAATTGATAAAAAAAACAATATCTATCAAAAAATAGCGTAA